The Proteus sp. ZN5 genome includes the window AAAAGCATGTTGTAATAACGCAACAAATCTTAGCCAGTGCTCATTCTCTTCAGGTGATAATGCAGGATCTTGCATCGTGGGAACCTCTTTTTGCCACACTCATTAACTAGTACATAATATAACATACTTTGCTAATGTACAAAGAGGCCCCAACGATAAATCCGCGTTATTCTCTCTTAATAACGGCTATTCCACTCATTTTCAGTCAGCACAGGTTGCTGTTCACCTGCAAAATAGCTATAGAAAACAGCAAATGAGAGTACATTTTTGACATAACCTCGCGTCTCAGCAAAAGGGATACTTTCAACAAACGCTATCGCATCTAATTGACCATTTGCATCAGATAACCAACGATCAACACGCGCAGGCCCCGCATTATATGCGGCACTTGCTAAAATACGGTTCTGGTTAAAACGTTGATAGACAGAATCAAGATAAGCCGTACCAATCTCAATATTCTTCACAGGATTTGTTAATTGAGCACTACTTACATATCCTGTAATACCCGCTTGTTTTACCGTAAATTCTGCTGTTTTTGGCATTACCTGCATTAAGCCTGTTGCGCCTGCTGAAGAGCGAGCTTGAGGGTTCCACGCACTTTCTTGACGAGCAATTGCCATCGCATAATTGCGGTCTATCGATTTATCTTTCGTGTATTGATCAAACTCATTTTTCCAAGCAAGAGGGAAACGTTCTTCTAGATGATCCCACATTTTCCCTGTGATCGTGGCTTGTACTGCTAAATCAGCCCATTTTTGTTCATATGCATAACGCGCCAACTCAGACTGTATTTGCGCTGGCTGTGAAGCTACATAGTTTGCCCACTCTGAGCGCGCTAAGTTGTCCATCTGCCAATACATTAATTCACGAACGCGCTGTATTTCTGGCTGATTAGGGATACTTGGTGAAACACTTGGTGCCTTATCTATCAGCATCACATAAGGCTTACCTAATTTGCTCGCGGCAACCATTGGATAAAAACCACGATTTTGTGTCAGTGCTTCTAAAATAGCTTGTGCTTCACCATTTTTACCTTGTGATTGCAACACCATTGCACGCCAATAACGCCACTCTTCCTTATTTTTACTTTCAGGTGAGAGTCTTCCTAACCACAATGCTAATTCAGCCGGTTGGTTTTGGCTTAATGCTAGACGTACTCGGCGCTCACGCAATGTATCTGATGCCGTATCTTGAATAACGCTATCACGCCATTTTACCTGCTCTGGTGTCGCATAAGGCATATATTGCCACGCTACAATATCACGCATTAACTGACGTTCACTCGCCGTCATTTTTTGGGCATGTGCGATATTATCAATCTGCGCTTGAGCTGCATCTGCGTCTTTTCTTGCCCAACGAGAAAATGCAGATTGTATGATGGAGCGAGAAAAATCTGTTGGTGAAAGAGCGGTTGCATATCGCCCCACTAAGTTTGGATAGTCTTGTAATTCAACCAAGGCATCGCTAATGGTTTGATAATTTTGAGGAAGACGTCGAGCTAAATAAGCAGCAAGTCCTGTATTACCATTTTTAATTGCTAAATTAATTCGTTCTAATACTAATTCTGGTGTTAGCTGATTCGCCTTTTGCCATTCATCAAAAAGAGCATCACAACTTGATGGCATTGAGGTGCCATTTAGCCATGCTTCTTTAGCGCCTACCCATGCTGTTTGAATATCGCCAGTTGCCCATTTTGCATAATAGTAATTACATCTTGCAGCTTTAGGATTAGGTGGATTTGGGCTAAAAGTCAGTAAATTTTGCCACTCTTGGCGTTTTGCCAATTCATTCACAAATAACGAAGGAAGTGCTTTTGCTGGCGGTAATGTAGGATATTTAGCAACAAATTCAGTGACCACGGCAGGCGCAATCACATCAAGGTTGTCCGTAATTTGACGGTATTCCAAATAGGGATAAAGTGGGTAACTTTGCAATGTTGGGAGTAATTTGTCTACTTCATCTGTTTTTTTAAGATCCCATGCAGCTTTAATTTCTTGATAACGAACACGTTGTTCACTTAATGAATCCGCTTGTGTCCATGTAGAAAAACACAATGCGCCTATTGCTACTGCTAATGACCATGTTTGCTTCACCACGTAACTTCTCCCACTTCAAATAGAACCACCAAAGACTGAATACATTAGCTAATATGATAATCATTAACAATGTAAGTTCCCCTCTTTAAGAGAAATTTTCATTACTTTCAGAGGAAGTACGAAAGGTAGATAAA containing:
- the sltY gene encoding murein transglycosylase, with product MVKQTWSLAVAIGALCFSTWTQADSLSEQRVRYQEIKAAWDLKKTDEVDKLLPTLQSYPLYPYLEYRQITDNLDVIAPAVVTEFVAKYPTLPPAKALPSLFVNELAKRQEWQNLLTFSPNPPNPKAARCNYYYAKWATGDIQTAWVGAKEAWLNGTSMPSSCDALFDEWQKANQLTPELVLERINLAIKNGNTGLAAYLARRLPQNYQTISDALVELQDYPNLVGRYATALSPTDFSRSIIQSAFSRWARKDADAAQAQIDNIAHAQKMTASERQLMRDIVAWQYMPYATPEQVKWRDSVIQDTASDTLRERRVRLALSQNQPAELALWLGRLSPESKNKEEWRYWRAMVLQSQGKNGEAQAILEALTQNRGFYPMVAASKLGKPYVMLIDKAPSVSPSIPNQPEIQRVRELMYWQMDNLARSEWANYVASQPAQIQSELARYAYEQKWADLAVQATITGKMWDHLEERFPLAWKNEFDQYTKDKSIDRNYAMAIARQESAWNPQARSSAGATGLMQVMPKTAEFTVKQAGITGYVSSAQLTNPVKNIEIGTAYLDSVYQRFNQNRILASAAYNAGPARVDRWLSDANGQLDAIAFVESIPFAETRGYVKNVLSFAVFYSYFAGEQQPVLTENEWNSRY